In Serratia sp. FDAARGOS_506, a genomic segment contains:
- the tauD gene encoding taurine dioxygenase, protein MNERLNITPLGPYIGALVENVALARPLGDGQFEQLYHALLKHQVLFFRNQPITPLQQRDLAGRFGDLHIHPVYPHATDVEEIIVLDTHDDNPPDNDNWHTDVTFIENPPLGAILAAKTLPASGGDTLWASGIAAYEALSAPFRTLLAGLRAEHDFTKSFPEHKHRGSEEEHQRWQQAVQKNPPLLHPVVRTHPVSGRQALFVNEGFTTRIVDLAPKESDALLNFLFAHITKPEFQVRWRWQENDIAIWDNRVTQHYANADYLPQRRIMHRATILGDKPFYRA, encoded by the coding sequence ATGAACGAACGTCTGAATATTACCCCGCTGGGGCCTTACATCGGGGCGCTGGTGGAAAACGTCGCGTTGGCCCGTCCGCTGGGCGACGGCCAGTTTGAACAGCTTTATCATGCCTTGCTGAAGCATCAGGTGCTGTTTTTCCGCAATCAGCCGATCACGCCGCTGCAGCAGCGCGATCTGGCCGGCCGCTTCGGCGATCTGCATATCCATCCGGTCTATCCGCACGCCACCGACGTGGAAGAGATCATCGTGCTCGATACCCACGATGACAACCCGCCGGACAACGATAACTGGCACACCGACGTGACCTTTATCGAGAACCCGCCGCTGGGGGCGATCCTGGCGGCCAAGACGCTGCCTGCCAGCGGCGGCGATACGCTGTGGGCCAGCGGCATCGCCGCCTACGAGGCGCTGTCGGCGCCGTTCAGAACGCTGTTGGCGGGGCTGCGCGCGGAGCATGACTTCACCAAGTCGTTCCCGGAGCACAAGCATCGCGGCAGTGAGGAAGAACACCAGCGCTGGCAACAGGCGGTGCAGAAGAACCCGCCGCTGCTGCACCCGGTGGTGCGCACTCACCCGGTCAGCGGCCGGCAGGCGCTGTTCGTCAATGAAGGGTTCACCACGCGGATTGTCGACCTGGCGCCGAAGGAGAGCGACGCTTTGCTGAACTTCCTGTTTGCTCACATCACCAAACCGGAGTTTCAGGTGCGCTGGCGCTGGCAGGAAAATGATATCGCGATTTGGGATAACCGCGTGACGCAGCACTACGCCAACGCGGATTATCTGCCGCAGCGGCGCATCATGCACCGTGCGACAATACTGGGGGATAAGCCTTTTTACAGAGCCTGA
- a CDS encoding PhzF family phenazine biosynthesis protein: MAENYYHVVAFTGEGLRGNPAGVCLLTQPLPAERLQAIANEIGLPETSFVWDDGDMTAIRWFTPEREVDLCGHGTLAAAHVMFSAVNPALQDIRFRSAGGELFVKRDAQDGERLVLDFPARPPQKVAEPAGLAALLGVQPQEVWQAKALLVVLENEAQVRALRPDIPALIALAGRAVIVTAPGDTVDFVSRYFTLDGGEDPVTGSAHCTLMPYWSARLGRHRLHAQQISARGGELFCELQGDRTLLGGYAHVFLRGSIAL, translated from the coding sequence ATGGCGGAAAATTATTATCACGTGGTTGCCTTTACCGGCGAAGGGCTGCGCGGCAACCCGGCCGGGGTTTGCCTGCTGACGCAGCCGCTGCCGGCGGAGCGGCTGCAGGCGATCGCCAACGAGATCGGCCTGCCGGAAACCAGCTTTGTCTGGGATGACGGCGATATGACCGCCATCCGCTGGTTTACCCCGGAACGCGAGGTCGATCTTTGCGGCCACGGCACCCTGGCGGCGGCACATGTGATGTTCAGTGCGGTCAATCCGGCACTGCAGGATATCCGTTTCCGTTCGGCCGGTGGCGAGCTGTTTGTTAAGCGCGATGCGCAGGATGGGGAACGACTGGTGCTCGACTTCCCCGCCCGGCCGCCGCAGAAGGTGGCTGAACCGGCGGGCCTTGCGGCGCTGTTGGGCGTGCAGCCGCAGGAGGTGTGGCAGGCGAAAGCGCTGCTGGTGGTGCTGGAAAACGAGGCGCAGGTGCGCGCGCTGCGGCCGGACATCCCGGCGCTGATCGCGTTGGCCGGGCGTGCGGTGATCGTTACCGCGCCGGGTGACACCGTGGACTTCGTTTCGCGCTATTTCACGCTCGACGGCGGTGAAGATCCGGTCACCGGCTCCGCGCACTGCACGCTGATGCCTTACTGGTCGGCGCGTCTCGGCCGTCATCGGCTGCATGCGCAACAGATCTCGGCGCGCGGCGGTGAATTGTTCTGCGAACTGCAAGGGGATCGCACCCTGCTCGGCGGCTATGCTCATGTGTTCCTGCGCGGAAGTATCGCGCTGTAA
- the kefB gene encoding glutathione-regulated potassium-efflux system protein KefB, protein MEGSTLLTAILLFLFAAVVTVPIARRLGIGAVLGYLIAGIAIGPWGLGFIRDVDEILHFSELGVVFLMFIIGLELNPSKLWELRRSIFGAGAGQVLITAAVLGALLYLTHFAWQAAVIGGVGLAMSSTAMALQLMREKGMNRNEGGQLGFSVLLFQDMAVIPALALIPILAGAGGTSDDWAKIALKVVAFGGMLIGGRFLLRPLFRYIAASGVREIFTAAALLLVLGSALFMETLGLSMALGTFIAGVLLAESEYRHELEISIEPFKGLLLGLFFISVGMVLNIGVLYTHLAEVLIGVLVLVTVKSGVLYGVSHLFGLRSSVRLQFAGVLSQGGEFAFVLFSAAGAQKVLQSDQLSLLLVVVTLSMMTTPLLMQAIDRILARRYNAKDEDEETPYVEDDDPQVIIVGFGRFGQVIGRLLMANKMRITVLERDVSAVGVLRRYGYKVYYGDATELELLRAAGAEKAKSIVITCNEPEDTMEIVRLCQQHFPNLSILARARGRVEAHELLQAGVKQFSRETFSSALELGRKALMELGMHPHQAFRAQQHFRRLDMRMLRELMPPHQGDVAQISRVKEARRELEELFHREMQKESRQFDGWDEYE, encoded by the coding sequence ATGGAAGGATCGACCTTACTGACCGCCATTTTGCTGTTCCTGTTCGCCGCGGTGGTCACGGTGCCGATCGCCCGTCGCCTGGGGATCGGCGCGGTGCTGGGGTATCTGATCGCCGGCATCGCCATCGGCCCCTGGGGATTGGGCTTCATTCGTGATGTCGACGAGATCCTGCATTTCTCCGAACTGGGCGTGGTGTTCCTGATGTTCATCATCGGCCTGGAGCTGAACCCCAGCAAGCTGTGGGAACTGCGGCGCTCGATCTTCGGCGCCGGCGCCGGCCAGGTGTTGATCACCGCGGCGGTGCTGGGCGCGTTGCTGTACCTGACGCACTTCGCCTGGCAGGCGGCGGTGATCGGTGGCGTCGGCCTGGCGATGTCTTCCACCGCCATGGCGCTGCAGTTGATGCGCGAGAAGGGCATGAATCGCAACGAAGGGGGGCAGCTGGGTTTCTCGGTGCTGCTGTTCCAGGATATGGCGGTGATCCCGGCGCTGGCGCTGATCCCTATTCTGGCTGGCGCGGGCGGCACCAGCGACGACTGGGCGAAGATCGCGCTCAAGGTGGTGGCGTTCGGCGGCATGCTGATCGGCGGCCGCTTCCTGCTGCGGCCGCTGTTCCGTTATATCGCCGCTTCCGGCGTGCGCGAGATCTTCACCGCCGCGGCGCTGTTGCTGGTGCTCGGCTCGGCGCTGTTTATGGAGACGCTCGGCCTGTCGATGGCACTCGGTACCTTCATCGCCGGCGTGCTGCTGGCGGAGAGCGAATACCGCCACGAGCTGGAAATTTCCATCGAACCGTTTAAAGGCCTGCTGCTGGGGCTGTTCTTTATCTCGGTGGGCATGGTGTTGAATATCGGCGTGCTCTACACCCATCTGGCCGAGGTGTTGATCGGCGTGCTGGTGCTGGTGACGGTCAAATCCGGCGTGCTCTACGGCGTGTCGCACCTGTTCGGCCTGCGCAGTTCGGTGCGCCTGCAGTTCGCCGGGGTGCTCAGCCAGGGCGGTGAGTTCGCCTTCGTGCTGTTTTCGGCGGCGGGCGCCCAAAAGGTGCTGCAGTCCGATCAGCTCTCTTTACTGCTGGTGGTGGTGACGTTGTCGATGATGACCACGCCGCTGCTGATGCAGGCCATCGACCGCATTTTGGCTCGCCGCTATAACGCCAAAGACGAAGACGAGGAGACGCCGTACGTGGAAGATGACGATCCGCAGGTGATCATCGTCGGCTTCGGGCGTTTCGGCCAGGTGATCGGCCGCCTCTTGATGGCCAACAAAATGCGCATTACCGTACTGGAGCGCGACGTCAGCGCCGTCGGCGTACTGCGGCGCTACGGCTACAAGGTTTATTACGGCGACGCCACCGAGCTGGAGCTGCTACGCGCGGCGGGCGCCGAGAAGGCTAAATCGATCGTGATCACCTGCAATGAGCCGGAAGACACCATGGAGATCGTGCGGCTGTGCCAGCAGCACTTCCCGAACCTGAGCATTCTGGCGCGCGCGCGCGGCCGCGTGGAGGCGCATGAGTTGCTGCAGGCGGGCGTGAAACAGTTCAGCCGCGAAACCTTCTCCAGCGCGCTGGAACTGGGGCGCAAGGCGTTGATGGAATTGGGCATGCACCCGCATCAGGCCTTCCGCGCACAGCAGCATTTCCGCCGCCTGGATATGCGTATGCTGCGTGAACTGATGCCGCCGCATCAGGGGGATGTGGCGCAAATTTCCCGCGTGAAAGAAGCGCGGCGCGAGCTGGAAGAGCTGTTCCATCGCGAGATGCAAAAAGAAAGTCGCCAGTTCGACGGCTGGGACGAATACGAATAA
- a CDS encoding YheU family protein: MIIPWQELATDTLNSLIESFVLREGTDYGEHERSLEQKVEDVRRQLKNGEVVLVWSELHESVNIMPRGQFRAGQEEI, translated from the coding sequence GTGATCATTCCCTGGCAAGAACTGGCAACCGACACCCTGAACAGCCTGATCGAATCCTTTGTACTGCGCGAAGGCACCGACTATGGCGAACACGAACGCTCGCTGGAACAAAAGGTGGAGGACGTGCGCCGCCAGCTGAAAAACGGCGAAGTGGTGCTGGTGTGGTCAGAACTGCACGAGAGCGTCAACATCATGCCGCGCGGCCAGTTCCGCGCCGGGCAGGAAGAAATTTAG
- the kefG gene encoding glutathione-regulated potassium-efflux system ancillary protein KefG, which produces MSQPPKVLLLYAHPESHDSVANRVLLRPAQQLKHVTVHDLYAHYPDFFIDIHHEQQLLREHQVIVFQHPLYTYSCPALLKEWLDRVLSRGFASGVGGNALAGKYWRSVITTGEPEGAYRTGGYNRYPMEDILRPFELTAGMCHMHWLTPFVVYWARRQKPEVLRNHADAYGEWLSHPLPRGGR; this is translated from the coding sequence ATGTCGCAGCCGCCCAAGGTCTTGCTGCTGTATGCCCATCCGGAATCCCATGACTCGGTGGCTAACCGGGTTTTGCTTCGACCGGCGCAGCAGTTGAAACATGTCACCGTGCACGATCTCTACGCGCACTACCCTGATTTTTTTATCGATATCCATCACGAACAACAGCTGCTGCGTGAGCATCAGGTCATCGTGTTTCAGCACCCTCTGTACACTTACAGCTGCCCGGCGCTGCTGAAGGAGTGGCTGGATCGCGTGCTGTCGCGCGGCTTTGCCAGCGGGGTGGGCGGCAATGCGCTGGCGGGCAAATACTGGCGCTCGGTGATCACCACCGGCGAGCCGGAAGGCGCCTACCGCACCGGCGGTTATAACCGCTATCCGATGGAAGACATCCTGCGGCCGTTCGAGTTGACCGCCGGGATGTGCCATATGCACTGGTTGACGCCGTTCGTGGTGTATTGGGCGCGGCGGCAAAAGCCGGAGGTGCTGCGCAACCATGCTGACGCCTACGGCGAGTGGCTGAGCCACCCGCTGCCGCGCGGAGGGCGGTGA
- the tauB gene encoding taurine ABC transporter ATP-binding subunit, protein MLNVNHLSAEYQGRPALRDVSFQIAAGQLVVVLGPSGCGKTTLLNLIAGFIEPSAGSITLDGTPVHGPSAERGVVFQHEGLLPWRNVVDNVEFGLQLAGVGKTQRRQVAEQMLQRVGLAGYEQHFIWQLSGGMRQRVGIARALAADPRLLLLDEPFGALDAFTREQMQELLLTIWRDTGKQVLLITHDIEEAVFLASELLLLSPGPGQVVERLSLNFGQRYADGEACRAIKSDPEFIAQREYVLGKVFQQREALL, encoded by the coding sequence ATGCTAAACGTCAATCATCTTTCAGCAGAGTATCAGGGGCGGCCCGCGCTGCGTGACGTGTCGTTCCAGATCGCCGCCGGGCAACTGGTGGTGGTGCTCGGCCCGTCGGGCTGCGGCAAGACCACGCTGCTGAATTTGATCGCCGGGTTTATCGAGCCTTCAGCTGGCAGCATCACGCTGGATGGAACGCCCGTTCACGGTCCGAGCGCCGAACGGGGCGTGGTGTTCCAGCATGAGGGCTTACTGCCGTGGCGCAACGTGGTGGACAACGTCGAATTCGGCCTGCAGCTGGCCGGCGTCGGCAAGACGCAGCGTCGCCAGGTGGCGGAGCAGATGCTGCAGCGCGTGGGGCTGGCGGGCTATGAACAGCACTTTATCTGGCAGCTTTCCGGCGGCATGCGTCAACGCGTCGGCATCGCCCGCGCTCTGGCCGCCGATCCACGGCTGTTGTTGTTGGACGAGCCGTTCGGCGCCCTGGACGCGTTCACTCGCGAGCAGATGCAGGAGCTGTTGCTGACCATTTGGCGCGATACCGGCAAGCAGGTGCTGCTGATCACCCACGATATCGAAGAGGCGGTGTTCCTCGCCAGCGAGCTGCTGCTGCTGTCGCCGGGGCCAGGGCAGGTGGTGGAGCGGCTGTCGCTGAACTTCGGCCAACGTTATGCCGACGGCGAAGCCTGCCGCGCCATCAAATCCGATCCCGAATTTATCGCGCAGCGCGAATACGTGCTGGGCAAAGTTTTCCAACAGCGCGAGGCCTTGCTATGA
- a CDS encoding LysE family translocator, translating into MEPSLFLSMLGFLWVAAITPGPNNLLLTTSGANFGFMRSLWLMVGIMLGMQSILLLVAFGVGSLILVYPSLHLILKILGSLYLLWLAWKVATAAYEKLETDVAPPQPVRLYQGWLLQFLNPKAWLMALGAVASFSLAGDKYNGSIAAIALGILVVNIVAGIIWLAFGTVIGRLLRSKKAWVIFNVSMGLLTAACVLLIWH; encoded by the coding sequence ATGGAACCGAGTTTATTCCTTTCGATGTTAGGCTTCCTGTGGGTCGCCGCCATTACCCCCGGCCCCAATAACCTGCTGTTGACCACCTCTGGCGCTAACTTCGGCTTTATGCGATCGCTGTGGTTGATGGTCGGCATCATGCTTGGCATGCAAAGCATTTTGCTGCTGGTGGCCTTTGGCGTCGGCAGCCTGATCCTGGTCTACCCGTCGCTGCACCTGATCCTGAAAATCCTCGGCAGTCTGTACCTGCTGTGGCTGGCATGGAAAGTCGCCACCGCTGCCTATGAGAAACTGGAAACCGACGTGGCGCCGCCGCAGCCGGTGCGGTTATATCAGGGGTGGCTGCTGCAGTTCCTCAACCCGAAAGCCTGGCTGATGGCGCTGGGGGCGGTGGCGAGTTTCAGCCTGGCGGGCGATAAGTACAACGGTTCCATTGCGGCGATCGCGCTGGGCATTTTGGTGGTCAACATCGTCGCCGGCATTATCTGGCTGGCGTTCGGCACCGTGATCGGCCGCCTGCTGCGCAGCAAAAAGGCCTGGGTTATCTTCAACGTTTCCATGGGGTTGTTGACCGCAGCCTGCGTGTTACTGATCTGGCATTAA
- the tauA gene encoding taurine ABC transporter substrate-binding protein — MAGKLFSLRNAALLALSLSAASAYAVDVTVAYQTSAEPAKVAQAENSFAKQSGATVDWRKFDSGSSVLRALASGDVQIGNIGSSPLAVAASQKLPIEVFLIASQLGSSEALVVKNDIKSPQDLIGKRIAVPFISTTHYSLLASLKHWGIKPEQVKILNLQPPAIAAAWQRGDIDGAYVWAPVVNELAKQGKVLTDSAQVGEWGSPTLDVWVVRKDFAEKHPDVVTAFAASALQAQKAYLAAPEQWLKEPGNLSTLARLSGVPEAQVPELVKGNRYLPVADQVTQLGQPVDKAIRDTAEFLKQQGKIPQVDSDYSAYVTDRFVKQVQAAPQS; from the coding sequence ATGGCGGGCAAACTCTTTTCCTTACGCAACGCGGCGCTGTTGGCGCTGTCGCTCAGCGCAGCCAGCGCCTACGCGGTGGACGTGACCGTGGCGTACCAGACTTCAGCGGAACCGGCCAAGGTGGCGCAGGCGGAAAACAGCTTCGCCAAACAGTCCGGCGCGACCGTTGACTGGCGTAAGTTCGACAGCGGTTCCAGCGTGCTGCGTGCGCTGGCCTCCGGCGACGTGCAGATCGGCAATATCGGCTCCAGCCCGCTGGCGGTGGCCGCCAGCCAGAAACTCCCCATCGAAGTGTTCCTCATCGCCTCGCAGCTTGGCAGCTCCGAAGCGCTGGTGGTGAAAAATGACATCAAAAGTCCGCAGGATCTGATCGGCAAGCGCATTGCGGTGCCGTTTATCTCCACCACTCACTACAGCCTCCTGGCCTCGCTCAAGCATTGGGGCATCAAGCCTGAGCAGGTGAAAATCCTCAATCTGCAGCCGCCGGCCATCGCCGCCGCCTGGCAGCGCGGCGACATCGACGGCGCTTACGTTTGGGCGCCGGTGGTCAACGAACTGGCCAAACAAGGCAAGGTGTTGACCGACTCTGCGCAGGTGGGCGAGTGGGGCTCGCCAACGCTGGACGTGTGGGTGGTGCGTAAAGACTTTGCCGAAAAACATCCCGACGTGGTGACCGCCTTTGCCGCCAGCGCCCTGCAGGCGCAAAAGGCCTACTTGGCGGCGCCGGAACAGTGGCTGAAAGAGCCTGGCAACCTCAGCACGCTGGCGCGTCTAAGCGGCGTGCCGGAAGCGCAGGTGCCGGAGCTGGTGAAGGGAAACCGTTATCTGCCGGTGGCGGATCAGGTTACCCAGCTCGGGCAGCCGGTGGATAAAGCGATCCGCGATACCGCCGAATTCCTCAAGCAGCAGGGCAAGATCCCGCAGGTCGACAGCGACTACAGCGCTTACGTGACCGACCGTTTTGTGAAACAGGTGCAGGCTGCGCCGCAGTCGTAA
- a CDS encoding hydrolase, translated as MPNTFRPLTGASNPHLQTLLPRLVRRRVLLKPHWQRLELPDGDFVDLAWSEDPAQARDKPRAVLFHGLEGSFYSPYAHGLLNAWRERGWLGVVMHFRGCSGVPNRKQRIYHSGETEDARFFLRWLRDSYGEVPTAAVGVSLGGNMLACYLAQQGADSLLQAAVVVSAPLMLEPCAYRMEKGFSRVYQRYLLGQLKQNATRKLLHYPDTLPLKLSQLNGLRRIREFDDAITSRIHGFSDAIDYYRRCSALPLLPAIQTPLLIIHAKDDPFMTHEVIPDIAGLPRNIEYQLTEFGGHVGFVGGTLKKPHMWLEHRIPAWLSPYLDIPT; from the coding sequence ATGCCTAACACCTTTCGCCCTCTGACCGGGGCCAGTAACCCGCACCTGCAAACGCTGTTGCCGCGGCTGGTGCGCCGCCGCGTATTATTGAAGCCGCATTGGCAACGGCTGGAATTGCCCGACGGCGATTTCGTCGATCTCGCCTGGAGCGAAGATCCGGCGCAGGCGCGCGACAAACCGCGCGCGGTGCTGTTCCACGGCCTGGAAGGCAGCTTCTACAGCCCCTACGCGCATGGCTTGCTCAACGCCTGGCGCGAGCGCGGCTGGCTCGGCGTGGTGATGCACTTTCGCGGCTGCAGCGGCGTACCCAACCGCAAGCAGCGCATCTACCACTCCGGTGAAACCGAAGATGCGCGCTTCTTCCTGCGCTGGCTGCGCGACAGCTACGGCGAGGTGCCGACCGCAGCGGTAGGCGTTTCGCTTGGCGGCAATATGCTGGCCTGCTATCTGGCGCAGCAAGGCGCCGACAGCCTGCTGCAGGCGGCGGTGGTGGTCTCGGCGCCTCTGATGCTGGAGCCCTGCGCCTACCGCATGGAGAAAGGTTTCTCCCGCGTTTATCAGCGCTACCTGTTGGGGCAGCTGAAACAAAACGCCACCCGCAAACTGTTACACTACCCGGACACTCTGCCGCTCAAGCTGTCACAGTTGAACGGGTTGCGCCGTATCCGCGAATTCGACGACGCCATCACCTCGCGCATTCACGGCTTCAGCGACGCTATCGACTATTATCGCCGCTGCAGCGCCCTGCCGCTGTTGCCGGCTATCCAGACGCCGCTGCTGATCATCCATGCGAAGGACGATCCCTTCATGACCCATGAGGTGATCCCCGACATCGCCGGCCTGCCGCGCAATATCGAATATCAGCTGACCGAGTTCGGCGGCCACGTCGGCTTCGTCGGCGGCACGCTGAAAAAACCGCACATGTGGCTGGAGCATCGCATTCCGGCCTGGCTTTCCCCTTATCTGGACATTCCGACGTGA
- the tauC gene encoding taurine ABC transporter permease TauC: MSLHSTLKAAAQPQGKAARRFSVPRNVWLSGATLLTVLIVWWGVTALQLISPLFLPAPQQVLHQLITIASPQGFMDATLWQHLAASLGRILVALLAAVIVGIPVGIAMGLNDTVRGILDPLIEIYRPVPPLAYLPLMVIWFGIGETSKILLIYLAIFAPVTLSAVAGVRSVAQVRVRAARALGATRWQVLRFVVLPSALPEILTGIRIGLGVGWSTLVAAELIAATRGLGFMVQSAGEFLATDVVVAGIGVIAVIAFGLELGLRALQRRLTPWHGVQQ; this comes from the coding sequence ATGAGCCTGCATTCCACTCTGAAGGCCGCGGCGCAGCCGCAGGGCAAAGCGGCGCGCCGTTTCAGCGTGCCGCGCAACGTTTGGTTGAGCGGCGCCACGCTGTTGACGGTGTTGATCGTCTGGTGGGGCGTGACGGCGCTGCAGCTGATCAGCCCGCTGTTTCTGCCGGCGCCGCAGCAGGTGCTGCACCAACTGATCACCATCGCCAGTCCGCAAGGCTTTATGGACGCCACGCTGTGGCAGCATCTGGCGGCCAGCCTGGGGCGCATTCTGGTGGCGTTGTTGGCGGCGGTGATCGTCGGCATTCCGGTGGGCATCGCCATGGGGCTGAACGACACGGTACGCGGCATCCTCGATCCGCTGATTGAGATCTATCGCCCGGTGCCGCCGCTGGCCTATCTGCCGCTGATGGTGATTTGGTTCGGCATCGGCGAAACCTCGAAGATCTTGCTGATTTATCTGGCGATTTTCGCGCCGGTGACGCTCTCTGCCGTGGCCGGCGTACGCAGCGTGGCGCAGGTGCGGGTGCGCGCTGCCCGCGCGTTGGGGGCCACGCGTTGGCAGGTGCTGCGTTTCGTGGTGTTGCCGAGTGCGCTGCCGGAGATCCTGACCGGCATTCGCATCGGGCTGGGCGTCGGCTGGTCGACGCTGGTGGCCGCCGAACTGATCGCCGCCACGCGCGGCCTGGGATTTATGGTGCAATCCGCCGGTGAGTTTCTGGCGACCGACGTGGTGGTGGCCGGCATCGGCGTGATTGCGGTGATTGCATTTGGGCTGGAGCTGGGGCTGCGCGCCCTGCAGCGCCGATTGACCCCGTGGCATGGAGTACAGCAATGA
- a CDS encoding ABC transporter ATP-binding protein, which translates to MIVFSSLQIRRGIRVLLDNATATVNPGQKVGLVGKNGCGKSTLLSLLKGEIAADGGSFTFPGNWALAWVNQETPALDVAAIEYVIDGDREFRQLEAELQAANDSNDGHAIATLHGKLDAIDAWTIRSRAASLLHGLGFSNEQLQSPVRDFSGGWRMRLNLAQALVCRSDLLLLDEPTNHLDLDAVIWLERWLKSYPGTLVLISHDRDFLDPIVDKILHIEQQTMNEYTGNYSSFERQRATKLAQQQSLYQHQQEKVAHLQSYIDRFRAQATKAKQAQSRIKMLERMELIAPAHVDNPFTFSFRPPESLPNPLLRMDKVSAGYGDKVILKSIKLNLVPGSRIGLLGRNGAGKSTLIKLLAGTLEPLSGEIGLAKGIKLGYFAQHQLEFLRADESPLQHLSRIAPRVLEQQLRDYLGGFGFQGDKVSEMTERFSGGEKARLVLALIVWQRPNLLLLDEPTNHLDLDMRQALTEALIDFEGALVVVSHDRHLLRSTTDDLYLVHDGQVEPFEGDLDDYQQWLVDLQRQESQQDAPEKESGGNSAQARKDQKRREAEFRTQTQPLRKQIAKLEQQMEKLGAELAAVEEQLADSALYDISRKAELTDCLQKQSQAKSALEETEMTWLDAQEQLEQLTQAFEA; encoded by the coding sequence ATGATTGTATTCTCCTCGCTACAAATCCGACGCGGCATCCGCGTCCTGCTGGACAACGCCACGGCGACGGTTAATCCAGGTCAGAAGGTCGGCCTGGTGGGCAAAAACGGCTGCGGCAAATCCACGCTGCTGTCGCTGCTGAAGGGCGAGATCGCGGCGGACGGCGGCAGCTTCACCTTCCCCGGCAACTGGGCGCTGGCCTGGGTCAACCAGGAAACGCCGGCGCTGGACGTGGCGGCGATCGAGTATGTTATCGACGGCGACCGCGAGTTTCGCCAGCTTGAAGCCGAATTGCAGGCGGCCAATGATAGTAACGACGGTCACGCCATCGCCACCCTGCACGGCAAGCTGGACGCCATCGACGCCTGGACCATCCGTTCCCGCGCCGCCAGCCTGCTGCACGGCCTCGGCTTCTCCAACGAACAGCTGCAAAGCCCGGTGCGCGACTTCTCCGGCGGTTGGCGCATGCGTCTCAACCTGGCGCAGGCGCTGGTGTGCCGCTCCGACCTGCTGCTGCTCGACGAACCGACCAACCACCTGGATCTCGATGCGGTGATCTGGCTGGAGCGCTGGCTGAAAAGCTATCCCGGCACGCTGGTGCTGATCTCACACGACCGCGACTTCCTCGATCCGATCGTCGACAAGATCCTGCATATCGAACAGCAGACGATGAATGAGTACACCGGTAACTATTCGTCGTTCGAACGCCAGCGCGCTACCAAGCTGGCGCAGCAGCAATCGCTGTATCAGCACCAGCAAGAGAAAGTGGCGCACCTGCAAAGCTATATCGACCGTTTCCGCGCGCAGGCCACCAAGGCCAAACAGGCACAGAGCCGCATCAAGATGCTGGAGCGCATGGAACTGATCGCCCCGGCACACGTCGACAACCCGTTCACCTTCAGCTTCCGTCCGCCGGAAAGCTTGCCGAATCCGCTGCTGCGCATGGACAAAGTCAGCGCCGGGTATGGCGATAAAGTGATCCTGAAGTCAATCAAGCTGAACCTGGTGCCCGGCTCACGTATTGGCCTGCTCGGCCGCAATGGCGCCGGTAAATCCACGCTGATCAAACTGCTGGCCGGCACCCTGGAACCGCTGAGTGGCGAGATCGGCCTGGCGAAAGGTATCAAGCTGGGTTACTTCGCCCAGCACCAACTGGAATTCCTGCGCGCCGACGAATCGCCGCTGCAGCACCTGAGCCGCATCGCTCCGCGTGTGCTGGAGCAGCAGCTGCGCGACTATCTGGGCGGTTTCGGCTTCCAGGGCGACAAGGTCAGTGAAATGACCGAACGTTTCTCCGGCGGCGAAAAGGCGCGGCTGGTGCTGGCGCTGATCGTCTGGCAGCGCCCTAACCTGCTGCTGCTCGATGAACCGACCAACCATCTGGATCTCGACATGCGTCAGGCGCTGACCGAAGCGCTGATCGATTTCGAAGGCGCATTGGTGGTGGTATCGCACGACCGTCACCTGCTGCGCTCTACCACCGACGATCTGTATCTGGTACACGACGGCCAGGTCGAGCCTTTCGAGGGCGATCTCGACGATTACCAGCAGTGGCTTGTCGACCTGCAGCGCCAGGAAAGCCAACAGGACGCACCGGAAAAAGAGAGCGGCGGCAACAGCGCGCAGGCGCGCAAGGATCAAAAACGCCGCGAGGCGGAGTTCCGTACGCAGACTCAACCGCTGCGCAAGCAGATCGCCAAGCTGGAACAGCAGATGGAAAAACTGGGTGCCGAACTGGCGGCGGTGGAGGAACAGCTGGCGGATTCCGCGCTGTACGACATCAGCCGCAAGGCCGAGCTGACCGACTGCCTGCAAAAGCAAAGCCAGGCCAAATCCGCGCTGGAAGAGACGGAAATGACCTGGCTGGATGCTCAGGAACAGCTGGAGCAGTTAACGCAGGCGTTCGAAGCCTAA